Below is a genomic region from Eupeodes corollae chromosome 1, idEupCoro1.1, whole genome shotgun sequence.
TTTGGGATTGGATGAACAAATGCaattttccaactactcggaacgatcCCAGAAGAATAAGAGAGAATAAGAtagttaaactcagcaaaaatctcagcacacagaattgtgaacattgaaatcgtccgtaataacgatttcagtttGAGAATACAGTgagacaattctttgaatggagtcagacagagcatccaATTCCCGAGAAGTCGAAattctgtccaggtttgggctccgataaagaaaacatatttctataatattgacatttcaattagaaaataataattaatacaaaataaatgtctgAGAATATGTTAGCTACTACTTTTACATACAATTACCGTAGtgtcaaaaggaaaaaaattatcaaaacaacTCTATACAGAAATGGGTGTCCCACAAGGTTGAATTTGAGTCCATTGATCTTTTCGTTCTTTATTAAGTACATTGATGGCAACAAAGAGATCCAGAAtcctatgaaataaaaataaaaattaattgggtggcgcaacacaACAGTCCAAGACTACCAGGGATTAATTTGTGTCTTTTGTCAGGTGCTATTGATCTGGACACCTGGGAGGTCTTTAGTTATTCTGTTTGAGGTTCAGCTATCACACATACTGTCGCGGCTTCCTCTATTTCGATAGCTAATGTGTTAATATAGTTACACTGCACGCTATTTAAACTTCCCTCAAATGTATGCGATAAGTAACTAGCTTGTTTCTCTTTGCTGCTGATTTAGTTGGGATGCGTTGTTGTTTTCATTCGCCGATCCTTGTTGAGGCTTCTTAGGAAAGACAAGCACTACTTCTTCCTTGCGACCTACTGACCGCGACGGAATCAGAGCTTCTGCCTGCATTCAATACTTGTAAAAGGTAGTCCCCTAGTTTTTACAAGACTACGGGATCCTTAGATCCATCTGCATTAAACTTGAGCGTTCGAGTGTTTTCTTGGGTTTTTCGAAAGGTAAATGTTTATAATAGTATGGTAGCAACCATAGTGGTGGCGTGCACCTCTCATTTTAAAAACGTCTTAAAGACAGTTTCTTAATCGCCGATGGTATGTCAACCGGAAAACAAGGTCCCTCTAAGGAAATGCCGTTAGCGTTGCAGAAATCGACCAATCCTTCAACTTTGTCATTTCGGTTGCCAACATTATGATTTGCTAAGTTCAACATTGACATTCAAGTTGATGGTGACGCGTCACCTCTTACTCTAGTCTGTAATCTTAATCAAATAGAAAAGGGGTATAACTTCCTTGCTTGTTGTCCAATACTCCAAGATATTCGATTAGCTTTCTTTTTCACCGTTAAAGTTATGGATAGTTCTTATCCGGtttgtttcaaacaaaaaaaaaatgtatttttcaagtTTCTACTTTCACAAAGGATATGCAACACCCCGCCCCTACACACAActttgaaacatttttcaaaaagtttcctACGTGGTACTTTAAAATCGTACGACCAGAAAAAGACCCATCATTATACAAAATGCTTCACATTTGCAATATCCTTCATGAAGCCATCATCAAAGTCATGACTTTCGTCGATATAACATTATCATCATTGCTATGCAAATCGTTCTCTTTTCTCTACTAGGTGCAAGAGAAATGTTTGCCAAAAATCATATTGACGAGGACGAAAACGAGAACGAGCACATCGTCCTTGTCGTCAAAGTCTCTTagctcatcgtcatcgtcgttattGTCATCGTTACCGGATTGTCTATCGTTGTCTGTACATTCAAAATCGATTGcatttttattcatacaaatgtacatatgtatatttctataatgtatattattattattcttattattattattccagtCATGTGTTGCCGGGAATATCCTGCCATTTATGAAGTGTAAAggtagaacaaaaaaatacaaggaaatcaaaaaagaaaacgtcTACATCAACGCAGATAAAGAGGATTCCTTCACTTCCTCTGCGTGGTGgttattgcaatttattttgcattttatagACAAGACAAGGATGTATAAAGATGCCTGAATAATATCAagaatcaaaataattaaaaattgctGATAtacaaatgaaattatttagtTTCCGTCAATAAGATTTCTACAAACATAAATatcgttaaataaaaaattaacaaaaattatcatttttgaaaactttattatttgctATTCTGTTGATTGAAACACAATTGTGTGTTAATTTTTGTCTTGTGAAATCACGTACTTCCCGAGGATTCAGATGATTTATAAGCATTCGTTCCTGTATAATTTTCAATAAGCATTGTTTTGTATCTTCGCAAATGAACATTTAtagcttcttctttttcttttgcggATGCGATTATAACTCGTGATATAATTAAATGGGATGGGTTGACATTGCTAAAGCCTTTAATAACGTCGATTTCATCGCCAACGTTAAGCTGTGGAGTGTACaaataaaatcgttttaaaatatttaaaatacaatacaaaaattaaataaattatatattttatacaaatttatcttttaaagattgtttttatatttttattatgaattttgaTGGATTTAAGAATTTAGTTTGACCAAGATTTAGGTTTTAGTTAGTTTctttatttcgtaaaaaatattttcaaaaaaatctatgaCCGCTCATTTTACAATTCAGAGATTTGATAATTATATCTTACAACTTCAACATTATCttgggagaaaaaaaaattatgtaaatagttaagaagaaaatacggaaaaaaccttcattcgaaatattacaaaaaaaagagtacTGCAGTAAACAAAAccagaaaaagtaaatttaatttacataaaacatttagagaataataatatttaaaaaaaacataatgtaaatgcaaaataaataaataaataaaataaataaatgaaaaattaaataatttaataattaaaaactatgtAGAATGCTAAAAGATTGAATTAATGCTACCATGGTCTGATTTCTTTCctatttttgttgaacaaaatgtttttttttcattcaatttgatttttgtctgcCGTTTAGAAACATGCAGTGGCTACTTTGAATTGTTCCTTATAAGGTTTTCAGGCGATTTGCAGATTTCGTCTGATCATTAAGGCAATAAAGCACAAAGACAAAGGACATTTCCAGATTACagagggacttgaaagtaatgcaaattttttagtatctgattggccagctaccaaaaaattaccttccaattaatgcaattttaatgggaagttgactggaaaaaagtcaagaaaaatctccctaaaagtcaagtctacttctgtcaaaatgattgttaatcatgttttttcatttaactgaaagcttaactttattactcaatgattaatttattttctgcacaattctatttgatgttatatgtaaaattgaaaataaataagtaaaaaaaaaaaaatagaagtctAGATGGACTTGAAGCTTGCATGGGGAGTGTTTTGtaggtagaggttagtgaagtaaagttgcgagtttgaagtttataaaaCTTGAAAAGCTTACTAGTTGcattggtcaaaatgtacgttcaaagaatatactgcaaatgaagtcccttatattGAATGAACCTTCCCAATTGTACCAACGCAGTATTTTGACGTTGATGAAAACACACTATCTTTGAGGATACAAATAATTCTTGTTCTTATGACTTAATAtctatatttaattaattaacataGAGTTTGCGTCGAGATCATTATGTCTGTGTGTTAGTTGACTAGAAGCATTGACAGTAATTGTCGGCTCTAGTGTTTATTCAACAAGTAATAGGGAGctgcaaacgagagaggggggagaggtgtttccactaaggcaccacTGCTTAtacagacggcagcggacgaattctcgagatggaatcaacggtggcgtctacagttccaataaggttgaactacttagtgaacaccttatggggcttcttcgacatactcggagcccaggcctgtaaggagcggtttatcggGCTCCCCGTCcctggagttatactaagggtctagccctccaggttgggggttgagACGTCGGGGTGAATTCCTTATCCACGTTaacaatacctttagttgcgaagcaccaacaagcttcggatacggacggattcactgttgacaacccacgtaAGCGAAAAAAGTACAACGTACTTCGGATCTCtacatggaatgttaggtcccttaactaaatgactgcgatatatactacggcgactgctaccgagaacaaagagagcgtctatttgggtgtggattcgttgttggaactagactcaggcaaaaagtcttgattttcaacagtgtgagcgagcgcttCACGACTAAATTTGCATCAAGACTAAATTTGCCAACAAAAGCCTAatatgccccaacagaggagaaagatgaagacaccaaaaacatattcttcgagctcttggacaagacatatgagcagtgccctggctatgacattaaaattgtcttaggagatttgaatgccaagctaggaaaagaagacatctttggtggcataatcgggagatacagccgaCACCACcctcgacaacggattcaggctggtcgatttcgctgcggggcgagacgttctggtaggtagtacgcagttcacacatctcaatatccacaaggggacatggaaatctcctgatcaatgaaccgtcaaccagattgaccacattgcgatcgacgcacgacattttttcagtatacaggatatccgaacattccgagaggccaacattgactcgggccactacctcgttgtggccaaggtacgtctacggatatcccgatccaaggcaaaacaaggaagtacttagagaagattcgacgttagacggctacaatcgcaagagactgccatttccttttccgatcgagtctttaataataacctcttaaggagtcatatgctgcctgcattaagcattgaaaaccagtggcagcattgccttgcagccatcagagatgccgttcgtcaacaacctaataggtccttatcagtgtggcttcagaccaggaaagtccactatcgaccaaatattcacactacggcagatcttggaaaaaacccaggaacttcaaatcgatacccaccatctctttatcgattttaaagccgcgtatgacagcatccataggaaaGGGCTCTTCAGagagagcaatgtctagttttggcacctctgtcaaacttatcttttttgcagaatgacgatagtgaatacacgctgctctatcaaggtctgaaaagatctcaccgatgcatttgatgtcaaaaaaggttttagacaaggcgatgcactgtcatgcggcttcttcaacatcgttctggaaagaattgtgcaaaactcaaccgtcaatactagaggcacaatcttccaaaggtccatccaattactcggatacgcagatgatattgacataattggaagatcaaagcgtgatgtcagtggagcgtttttgagcattgcgacggaagcgaagaagatgggtttagtggtcaatgaagtCAAGACCAAGTATTGACATTGAACTACGAAGTCTTGGATAAAACGTctccatggacagctttaactttgaggtagttaaggactttgtctacctaggcaccactattaatgcagacaacgagaccagcgctgaaatcaaacgaagaataactgttGCAAATCGCTGcctctttggacttagaaagcaattgagaagtaaagtcctctctcgagcatctaaaaccgaggcctggaccctgtcaaagaaagatgagagcgtcttaggatgcttcgagaaaaaattctttgggAGATTTTCGTTCCGTACGCATAGAatgagaatggaggagaagatatgacgacgaactgtacgggctgtacagcgacactgatctagtcagcagaattaaagtccaacggctaagatggctaggtcatgcaGAGCTAattgacatcaacgctccagcccggaaggtcttcgaatccaatcccgagggacggcgcagtagaggaagaccgcggatcaggtggcgcacccaggtgggagaggaccttaaccaacttggcctgcgaaactggagacagctagttagCTCCGCCCGGacttttaagtaagtaagtaagtaagaaaaacCACGTCAACAAAAGCCCGAAAATTCTTAATATctgattctttctcattttctatgttaaatttaaatttttgtagcgttctttgcattaatagaaatgaaaacaagacaaatatattttattattgaaaaaaaagctacgaatgaaaaccatttcttaaatatgtgaaatgcaccaaaaaccctttaaactattatgttttagctcttaaatgtGGCATATTTAGagaactgttggaatcttggaatgctttcatatgtagggagctgtccaaattaaaaaatatacaataccttgctggacaacagtgttctaatataattttataactaaagttgtcactttaggcCTCGAAATGCTAAGATGCactttatgttatttaaatttgttcagcTTCCTTCacagaacattaaagaacttttaaaacggTGAGTAAAAACACGTCTATATGTTAAGTGTGTTAaccccctgattaaaagtctggatccgaccttggttcaaagaatgcagttaaCTGCAAATGAAGGCCCTTCTGTTGTGTGAACCTGCCCAATTACTTGTTTGTAAACCAATTATTCACTTTAACATCAGCTCCTTCACTTTTAAAACAGCTCCTGAGCTGAGTTGCGAATTGGTACAAGTCGtaattaacttcaaaaatgaatttaggAACGATGTAATGATGTCATACTGTTTTAAATTGTAACGATCTTAACGTTTAGGAACGACAATAGTTAACAATAGTTGAAAAtggttaaaaaagaacaaacaactaGTCATGcgaatatgtttttaaaaaatattatcagtAACTTTCTTATTTCTGCAAATTTTTGTCccatgtttttctgttttttctaCAAAGCCTagaacaataaattttaaactatttttgttaataccCATTTTAAAGACTCATATCAAATGCTTCTAAcaactaatttatatttttcattttgtcaacGTTTTTCTATAAGAGCTCattctaaacaaaatatgataactGCACTCAAGCAGATAAAATTGTGTTCATTATCTGAACATACTTAAGGGAAGAACACTTGCAATTACGAATTAGCCATTATAACGAATAttacaacaatacaaaatttgacttaCCTGAACACTTTTCTTGGGTATTTTTTCTCCATTTACACGAATTTTACTTTCATAGAAAATAACTTCGATCTTACTAAAAATACAAACGACATAAAACACCTTATTTGAATTATTGAACGTGGAATCAAAGAAATTATTCCTCACTTACTTTCTGGCTATTGAAAGGCCGGCTTTCAATAGTAAATCAGCTCTCAATGAATTAACCTTGACTTTTACAACCTTCGAATCTCGTTCATCTTTAAGGTGaggatcatcatcatcagagtcGCTATCTGATTCCTATGACATGAAATGTTATCAAATATACCCAAACAAGAAGACAACATTTGTTACCTCATATTTCGATGAagatttgttaattttcttacaaaacacaGAACTGGTGTAAATTTGTCGAAGTGCTGCTGGATTAAAACTCCTTATTGGAACTTGACACtttgtattttcatatttaatcaATTCAAGAACATTGCTAGatgcttttaatattaaattacacttttgtaggtttttataatTGGCTAAAATTCGATTTGTTAACATTTTCCTATTTTCCTTAATCCTAGAGCgagaatttttattattttgtttaggttgttTGGGTAAGTGGTAAGCCTAACCTCAAAAATTATCAGCTGTTGCAAATGACACTTGGAAAACTTCAGAGAAgtgaaatgaatgcattcaggATGGAATTTCTTGAATAACGTTCAACGGTATTTGTTCGATCAAAGTGGGTGTTTTATCGAATGGTACCAAATTCACTGACATACTAACCCACGATTGTGCAATTGTCCCtaagtgattttaaaaatgcattaaaatcaGCTTCTGAAAAATATTCCTGTTGAAGGGGAAAATTCCGCACCATTTGAATTCACTAACTGCAACCTAACATGGCGTGTTTGTACTCTAAGAtaggtgtttttgaaaaatatatattaggTCATAAGAGGCACAGTTAATGTCTTAACCAAAGCTTGCATCTTATGGGTACAATGTGGGGCAAgggaatttattttaacataattttttcccGCCAGGTGAATCTCATATAGATTTCTGGTATGACTAAAGTAACCGtcgaaaataaaacaagaattttcTGCTATTCTGAAGTTTTGGAAAACTCCAGAAAATGCTGTAACCACAATGTTACATGGACAAATCCatcaacaaatatgaaaagttgCCTTGGAGTCAAAAATATGGTGGAATCAAATTTCGACCTGCGCTCATACAATTAACCACAGTtaccaaaaaacaatattctgtcTTCGTTAAAGCCCCATTTGCCGTTTTGCTTTCTTTGCCTAAACCTATAGCTGCTTGCTTTGAACCATAGTAagaccaatttttatttgtttattacaaCATATCGACAAATTTGCATAAATTTCCTTGATTGAAATCCTTAGCTCTATCGTATCCGAAAGCTAAGATCACTTTTTTAACCTATGTATGTAGCCAGGCTTTTCCTGCAATAGCAAACATTTATTGGGGATATTAGAGGCGCTATCTATAAAAAGTCTGTCAAATTCCTAGCAAtagctgatgacattgacataatcggaagaacacagcgtgatatcaatggggcttctgagtattgagacagaggcgtcaaaaatgggtttaacggtaatgagggaaaaacaaagcacatcctgtcgtcaagaaaggacttacaatatcgacgtctcggtcaaaaccatcaacagacgtaacttttgAGGTAGCTATgtaccgagctagatggagaagtttgtttagTGCGGCCGTAGTTCACACTGTACCGCAACCTTAATTAAGTaaagtaagttatttttttgggcCAGACTTCGTATATAACTTCTTGTAAAACACCAAAAACGGGTTTTCATTTCATGTAAATGTTTTACGACATTACTAAAAACCTATGTTCGACCCAAAGGAGTGGGCAAAATATCACTAATAGGCTTAAAAGATAGTGCCATACGTTGCAAATGTTTTTGGAACCTAGGGCGGATCCAGTcttttaatcaggggggggGGTTCACACActaagatgagtttttactcaccgcttaaaaaatttgtttaatgttttgtaaaggaggctaacaaaatttaaataacataatgagTATCATAACCTTAAATTTACAGATTTCAATTGCTAAATtggcaactttagttatcattttagaacactgttgtccagcaaggtatggtcttattatttaatttggatgagacatatgaaagcattccaagattacaacagttttctaaatttgcgatatttaagagctaaaacacaatagtttggAGGGTTTTTGGAGCATTTCATGCagaaagtgttttgaaaaatagactttttttgtttacatttctaTTAATACGAAGAACCcttcaaaaattcaagagaCACGATCTTATATGAAGAACTATCgggcttttttgacgtagttttttcgggagtctattattactatcgctatcagtctgcctactcgtattttgaccttaaaggagtcaacaaaacttaaaaatcataGAGAGAAAAATGCTTGGTTCTTGAATATGAggattttgatcttaaaggatttaacataatttctctaaaaaattaaagtaaaaaaatacgtagttaagaaacgtttgtgtggcactcacaaattattagtttcagaatctcttttcactttaaATCTCAAGTTATTCAAAGGTTTTATATCAATAtttatgaaacgtttattatattttcaatttgccattagtttaacaaaagtgtcaattttatgttattgaaattcgtgtttaaatctcaattttagagcatccaaagcaaattcacttctaaagtagatttatttaatattttaagatctttcttgtattcaacagaaaatcaattttaaaagaaataaaaattcacaaggtggtcgctagaacttgcttatgtcttccaaaaagtctgtttaaaaatatttcctatatttatatatatattgttttatcttataaataatcctagagaatattttgctataataaataactaatttatagcaagtgtgtaaggatgtgatATACAAGTGTTAAAGGTAAccatgacaaaatattaaaataacaaatcactaaccaattttttaacttattgaaATTAACATATCAGTGTGAAACACaagtgctcaaatctaagccgcagacagacatcgtttggtCTTAAGACTTATTGATTGTCATTGTAAATGTCAATCTAATTGCAAAttgaaggcgtttgaattgaattgacacATCTGTGGCAATAATAGGAACTCccggtaataatatattttcgcCTCGGAATTTTCCATctagaattatggcttcgataacatttttttattaattttttgattactAATTGCGTGCCGTTGCGCAA
It encodes:
- the LOC129939846 gene encoding mitochondrial transcription rescue factor 1; the encoded protein is MLTNRILANYKNLQKCNLILKASSNVLELIKYENTKCQVPIRSFNPAALRQIYTSSVFCKKINKSSSKYEESDSDSDDDDPHLKDERDSKVVKVKVNSLRADLLLKAGLSIARNKIEVIFYESKIRVNGEKIPKKSVQLNVGDEIDVIKGFSNVNPSHLIISRVIIASAKEKEEAINVHLRRYKTMLIENYTGTNAYKSSESSGST